Sequence from the Bicyclus anynana chromosome 2, ilBicAnyn1.1, whole genome shotgun sequence genome:
gaccaattattatacaggacctgcctcgctagacgttacttttctgccaaagtatatgatcaacgatctaacgctattataaaaactgtctacaaagaatcgatgtttcgtaGTTGTAATTgaattcgtcggttaaagagctgcttaaaaatacattttatgtagttgaatggtgtaaaaacgggcaaaaacttctagtttagtataggATGTGTACCAAATCCAAGCTCGTTTTGTtcggaaaatgacagacaattttgttcgtgaatatgGGTGCAACACTGGTCCTTctttaattggtctgagaagtAAACGCACAGAATGTGGTTTATGAATTAGGATACTGTAAGCCTGTAaactaaattcaaattattataaatataataaaataattatttggcattattaaataaagaatatttaattaatagccTAATGATAACTATATTTGGTCATGTCCAAAGAATATAACTCTAATattgagtaaatatgttcctttgTTATAGGATGTCTCTGTGTATGATGATGGATAAGTGTCTAATCacttgtcaaatgtcaattgtcattgaCAGATTCCAAAACAATAGGTATTCAAAGAAGATTGTAgatcaataattattttcattaattaaaaaagcttAGTCATTGAAACGACTAATTATTTTTCACTAAGTCATTAGTCAATCATTAAATCTATTGTGATAATTATATGAATAACTTCATAATTCTTgcttgtgaaaaaaatattcaaccaaCAATTCAATTCAACTCAACAGAGAACAACTACAATGTCTATCAATGAAGAGTTATTTACTACGCGCATGAGAAAAGCTACAAGGAAAATTCATTCAGTGAGCGATGCTCTCGTAAATGCGAAATTCGCCTTTTGtaagtttttacttttataaatcCTATTGACAATTGACAAACTCAGCAGGAGCTGATTGTACCTTCAATCTTCATAAATTGTCTGGTCTTGTCTTCATAAATAGGCGGTTATATTTCAATACACTGTGTTAACTATTGGGGCTAGTAACATTGACCTCCATTGAGACTCCTGACCATTGAGTTGATTGAATAAAAGGACatacaatcatgtagaaaatttcacttaaagtggccaattttgctttgtcggttttagaattattggtaaagaaaattatacctaaatgcttttaaatatagtccaatattcaataaaatcccaaattcagagcaaattcaaccttaagcattgagattaaggttgaatttgcaaatgacTATtggaattgagtgccaagaagttgtattTTACACtaattgagtggggacgtttttcgGTCGccgattgtgcatccactttttaataggagatcaataGCTAGCaacaacataattatatgatttattttgttctcTACAAAAGAAAGTTACCATCGAGTgataaacaaacatatacaTTTGCAAGAGAATTTATATTAACACTGACAGGTCAATAGTTTGGTATAAAACTGAAATCACACTCtgatataaacaaaaaattatcaagtaacTTTATTCAcactaacttttaaaatattatatacattttaataaaaacacccCAAACtagcttataaaaatattacggGTTTCTTTATTCAACTGTGAAAAAATTATAGGAGGaaatatgtttaattaaatattataatacaatctattatttttcattcttCAGCTCTAAGAGATGAAACAGTATGGGGTGGAGGCCTATTTGTGTTTTACCACATTTTTGCATTCCTTGAAGATGCCAAAAACAGGTTGAATATGTCTGACTATGACAAACTTTTTGTTCACAAGATATTATACAGGTAAGCAAAATAATTGATGTAGTATATTAATATGCACTTACTGTAtcttaatttaatcattatttgGTGTACTAACTAGTTGTTAGGCTGTTCCTACTgcttaaattttcatttttaagtcTCAGGTTGGCGACAAAAATAGTTACTTAAAAGTTTTAGGTTCAGTATTAAGAAGAGCTGCTTTTGAAAAATGCTTCATTTACAAAATTGAAATGTAGTCACAGGTATATTGAACTCACAAATGTATCTAGTAACTAGCAAACACCCGCAACTTTGGCtgctcttagacctccttaacaTGACCCTTTTGCCAAATcctttcttagtggatacctactataaactacctccctgccaaatttcatccttGTATGTCcagtggtttttgagatttcatgATGACCTTTCTAATTTATATCTTGGCATTTTCAGATTGGAAGCTATCTCAAATGTGTATCATAAAATGTGTCATTTCCATACTGtgaaattgaatttattatagTCAATCTTTTCTGGGAAGTCCATTTAGCTTTTGATGTAGTCGTAAGGTATGAAAAACAGACATGTGTTTAATTGTGACTGTGAGTCTGTATTTGAAGTAATAATGCTCATTCAGTTTATACACACTTATTCAATTCATTCAGTTTAGAGGTTTGATTTGTCATCTTACCACTCCTGAATAGAATTTCCAGATTAGATTGACttagtggaattcatagacattgtaggggcacccccaggggattatTTAGCTGTTTTGAGTGTTGAATTTAACCTccatttgtttaataatttgacactcagcgggtgaatgatcccctgggagTGCCCCTACAACATCTACAAATTCTACTTGAAATCAATCTTGTTTTGCAGTCTTTTTTAACAGACTGCAAGAGTTGCTTAAATACTTActcatatttatttcttttttagaaaACAAGCATTTGAAGAAGATCTCTGTCACTACTTGGGCGCTAACTGGAAGTCAATACCTAAGTCTCTTGCTCTAGAGAACTATCTGGAGCACCTCCAGAACCTTGAGCGAGAGAACCCACAGTTGCTGATGGCATATGTTTACCATCTCTATCTTGGGTTGCTAAGTGGAGGACAGATTCTGGCTAAGAAAAGAAATGTATTTGGTGAAAGTAAGTAAACTCTAGTGTCTTAGGCTTTGTGGCTTTGGGTATTGAGGTCATGGGTTCATATAATTTTTCTGtgactatgaaatactgagctttttgtcaaaatttgatacaaatataaaaaaaatatccctgGCAGTCTGATTTGGCAAGTTAGTAGTTAAGGAGTTGgcccatcattatcattaccatctgATGGTAGCGATCATGACAGAGTCTTACATTATCACTCAAGGCCACATATCTGCATTGGTGGGGTGTGGTGGTGCTGGTCAATACTCTAAGTCACATTAAGGAAGAAGGCCTGGTCCGTGGATACTGATAATGATGTAAAGTTTATTGTCTACAACATGACTACTAAAGTCTATTGTCTATTAAATAGACTACTAAAGCCTGTTGTCTATTAAATAGACTACACATTTTTTGGATTACCCAGAAGTAATTATGTGGTAAATGAGACCAACCATTCTGGGCCCAGTAATTTACAGAGAAAAGAAAAATTGGCTTAGAAATGCAAATGAACAGAGAAAGCTGAATTTGGATATGATGGGCCCCACATCATAtccaaattcagtttttcattcagcagcaatgaatgaaaaatggGTGATCTTTTAAAAGCAACCTTGGTAGAGTGGCTGTGGTTGCTACAATGTTTGATGCTAGGAAGGTTGCATCACAGTTTTGATAGTTGGTTGTGTTGAAACACTATGACTAGTTTTCTCATGTTTGCTGCCATCCATTAAGTAGATCTCCGTCTGGACATTTTTTCCTCCAATCAACCTTATATACTTCATTAGTACTATCTAATAACTTTGCTTTTGTAGATAATAATGGGCAGGTGAAATATGTTGACAAAGTTACTGATTTCACTGGTGTGGATATACCACAAATGAAAAAAGATTTCCGCCAAGCAATGAATGAAATTGCGAGCAAGATGTCTGAAGATGAAAAGCAAGCATTTATAGAAGAGAGCAATCAAGTGTTTTTGATGAACAACTTAATTGTCAACTCTGTTGGAGGTCAAAATAAAGTTCTTTGCAATATGTTGTATAAAACGTCAGCTGTACTTCTAGTTATTGCTGGTGTCATGTTGGCTTACAAATGGCATAAATGATCATTTTTTGGAATTTGTTTGGTTTGTGATATTATGTCTTTAGTTAGTATTTTGAACAAGTTAAATTGTattgttttcattaataatcgaatatttatacaaaactgTATTAGgtccatctgtttaatggatgaaaagtgtttttaaCCAATTCAgtacttacattaaaaatatattgtaagttTCCTAAAAAAATCCTGGCAAAACTATAGttagtatttatattaagaaatccttttaaaaaaagtacacTGCTTTGTATAAAAGTGTTAAGTAGtaaaactttttacttttttttactaatgcTTAAATATCATTTCAATTAAAGATCAGATCAGATGTTCAGcataaaacgtttttaattaataaatattcatttttgttattgacataatatagaaaaaataaataaatatacttaagtgAAATTATGTAGATGTTTAAATActatagtattatatagtaaaaattgttataaataagactgaataaaatataaaatatttggtgTTTTTCTGTAACACTTACCTTTTAGttgcaatattattatatagttcCGCTGCTTCCATTTCAATTACCACTTTCTTGAAGTGTCAAataggttttttaaataaagattttgagAAAAACCAAACTTTATATCCTGGATTTTGTTTCTCGTAAAAGAGGATATAGAACTTGACCTAGTTTACCAGTGGTCTAatccattaattataataacgtTATT
This genomic interval carries:
- the LOC112046875 gene encoding heme oxygenase 1, yielding MSINEELFTTRMRKATRKIHSVSDALVNAKFAFSLRDETVWGGGLFVFYHIFAFLEDAKNRLNMSDYDKLFVHKILYRKQAFEEDLCHYLGANWKSIPKSLALENYLEHLQNLERENPQLLMAYVYHLYLGLLSGGQILAKKRNVFGENNNGQVKYVDKVTDFTGVDIPQMKKDFRQAMNEIASKMSEDEKQAFIEESNQVFLMNNLIVNSVGGQNKVLCNMLYKTSAVLLVIAGVMLAYKWHK